In one Vulgatibacter incomptus genomic region, the following are encoded:
- a CDS encoding vWA domain-containing protein, producing the protein MKARVLALALLSGALGLFGSCTRSDLVGLPPPGKRPIDNKLTVAGSFCTEDPLAVEFPVKILFVVDTSQSMDVTDPPDPLQNGESARMHSVLEVIRAYAGVPGVELGIITFNGTVGDTTQGFRRNVETEEVAWLMAVAADLNFAGGKTDYEAALDLAYQTILTDTKQADEKLRARSKYVVIFLSDGMPDPYVPADDLMRQVKKIHDLERERRLAELRLHTVYLSGRTPAWLQREPEALLREMARVGAGTFRHIANGEKLDFLDVDFTSFRRLFTLKRFMASNINALPIRDVQLAVDSDGDGLSDVEEELIGTDPTLRDTDGDGFSDFLEHRLRNAGFDPLDPSDADCAVTEDDDYNRRDDDGDGLLNCEERFLGTNPRLFDTDADGIPDWIEVRAGTSPVSDDLLADLDRDGRTNGDEVRDHTDPNRPDNEDAAFLRYRYDLRRREIRDSRVCYDFSVSNISLVPTLALPGAERGWNEIHLVLAQSPADAPHDYGEFRMACVRVRYLLPEDVKIPASGRVELQEEDFKRAGVVGDDSRFDPSRDCVTP; encoded by the coding sequence ATGAAGGCCCGCGTCCTCGCCCTCGCCCTGCTCTCGGGAGCCCTCGGCCTGTTCGGCTCGTGCACCCGTAGCGATCTCGTCGGGCTGCCTCCGCCCGGCAAGCGACCGATTGACAACAAGCTCACCGTGGCGGGCTCCTTCTGCACGGAGGATCCCCTCGCGGTCGAGTTCCCGGTGAAGATCCTCTTCGTGGTGGACACGTCCCAGTCGATGGACGTGACCGACCCGCCGGATCCGCTTCAGAACGGCGAGTCGGCGAGGATGCACTCGGTGCTCGAGGTGATCCGGGCATACGCCGGCGTCCCCGGCGTGGAGCTCGGGATCATCACCTTCAACGGCACGGTGGGCGACACCACCCAGGGCTTCCGCCGCAACGTGGAGACGGAGGAGGTGGCGTGGCTGATGGCGGTCGCCGCCGACCTCAACTTCGCCGGCGGCAAGACCGACTACGAGGCGGCCCTCGACCTCGCGTACCAGACGATCCTCACCGACACCAAGCAGGCCGACGAGAAGCTCCGGGCCCGCTCGAAGTACGTGGTGATCTTCCTCTCCGACGGCATGCCGGATCCCTACGTCCCCGCCGACGACCTGATGCGGCAGGTGAAGAAGATCCACGACCTGGAGCGTGAGCGCCGGCTGGCGGAGCTCCGCCTTCACACGGTGTATCTGTCGGGCCGTACGCCGGCCTGGCTGCAGCGGGAGCCGGAGGCTCTGTTGCGCGAGATGGCGCGGGTGGGCGCGGGCACGTTCCGGCACATCGCCAACGGCGAGAAGCTCGACTTCCTCGACGTGGACTTCACCTCTTTCCGCCGGCTCTTCACGCTGAAGCGCTTCATGGCGTCGAACATCAACGCGCTGCCGATCCGCGACGTGCAGCTCGCGGTGGACTCGGACGGCGACGGCCTCAGCGACGTGGAGGAGGAGCTCATCGGCACCGATCCCACGCTGCGGGACACGGACGGTGACGGCTTCAGCGATTTCCTGGAGCACAGGCTCCGCAACGCCGGCTTCGATCCCCTGGACCCTTCGGACGCGGACTGCGCGGTGACGGAGGACGACGACTACAACCGCCGGGACGACGACGGCGATGGCCTGCTGAACTGCGAAGAGCGCTTCCTCGGTACGAACCCGCGCCTCTTCGACACGGACGCCGACGGTATCCCCGACTGGATCGAGGTGCGGGCCGGCACGAGCCCGGTCTCGGACGATCTGCTCGCGGACCTCGATCGCGACGGCCGGACGAACGGCGACGAGGTGCGGGATCACACGGATCCGAACCGCCCCGACAACGAAGACGCCGCGTTCCTGCGTTACCGCTACGACCTCCGGCGCAGGGAGATCCGCGACAGCCGGGTCTGCTACGACTTCTCCGTCTCGAACATCTCGCTGGTGCCGACCCTGGCGCTCCCGGGGGCCGAGCGCGGCTGGAACGAGATCCACCTCGTGCTGGCCCAGTCGCCCGCCGATGCCCCGCACGACTACGGCGAGTTCCGCATGGCGTGCGTGCGCGTGCGCTACCTGCTCCCCGAGGACGTGAAGATCCCGGCGAGCGGGCGGGTGGAGCTCCAGGAAGAGGACTTCAAGAGAGCGGGCGTCGTGGGTGACGACTCGCGCTTCGATCCGTCGCGGGACTGCGTGACGCCGTGA
- a CDS encoding vWA domain-containing protein, with protein sequence MSLRSLSLLALLLFAGACTKAKLEAQQPPGPAPVDDKLAIEGQVCTRTPRDELFPVKILFVIDTSNSMAITDRESQAARAVFQVIDRYRGNPSVKFGVIAFDSRTEALTRDETGAPGFTASPDLAAIDTRLRAPDLATDYQGALAGAYSMLFRDMSRSSPEERARSKYVVIFFSDGNPDPQCFADPSRAAEQPFVCDIPRERWPDLVNPPPGYSDADFQAFFADLEAGKDYNTDDQIIGRVQEIMELQELFQVSELRFHTGFLFDPNVMDGPFKDAFRLDRDAGIDLMKKMKDAGGGTFTEFTSGGSITFLNINYTSVKKPYRLKNLFAFNENAETLSGVLRVDSDGDGIADDQELALGMCPYDAAGPSCAYGLGVDSDGDGYSDLFEHRMRHAGFDPLVPAEVPCFAPGLDTDGDGLLDCEEEILGTRPDAFDTDGDGIPDGIEFRYGLDPLDPTDAYGDLASSGVRNIDAILANGSPLLREPSGSPLPHYRYDIREEKENPDGSVCYSFRVENVTLVTTKAATAERRGKNRIRLHFLDGPPNDPRDFGTMRTACVEARYVEPFLKKPAGGVVKLTDADFVDPLDVDREVRCVGAE encoded by the coding sequence ATGAGCCTGCGCTCCCTGTCCCTCCTCGCCCTCCTGCTCTTCGCGGGTGCCTGCACCAAGGCCAAGCTCGAGGCGCAGCAGCCTCCCGGGCCCGCGCCCGTGGACGACAAGCTCGCGATCGAGGGCCAGGTCTGTACGCGGACGCCTCGCGATGAGCTCTTCCCGGTGAAGATCCTGTTCGTCATCGACACCTCGAACTCGATGGCGATCACGGATCGCGAGTCGCAGGCGGCGCGGGCGGTCTTCCAGGTGATCGATCGCTACCGCGGCAACCCCTCGGTGAAGTTCGGCGTGATCGCCTTCGACTCCCGCACGGAGGCGCTGACGCGCGACGAGACCGGCGCGCCGGGTTTTACGGCCTCACCGGATCTCGCCGCGATCGACACGCGGCTGCGTGCGCCGGATCTCGCCACCGACTACCAGGGCGCGCTGGCCGGCGCGTACTCGATGCTCTTCCGCGACATGTCGCGGAGCAGCCCCGAGGAGCGCGCCCGCTCGAAGTACGTCGTGATCTTCTTCAGCGACGGGAACCCCGATCCCCAGTGCTTCGCGGATCCCTCCCGGGCGGCGGAGCAGCCCTTCGTCTGCGACATCCCGCGGGAGCGGTGGCCGGATCTCGTCAACCCGCCGCCGGGCTACTCGGACGCGGACTTCCAGGCGTTCTTCGCCGATCTGGAGGCGGGCAAGGACTACAACACCGACGACCAGATCATCGGCCGCGTGCAGGAGATCATGGAGCTCCAGGAGCTCTTCCAGGTGAGCGAGCTCCGCTTCCACACCGGCTTCCTCTTCGATCCCAACGTGATGGACGGTCCCTTCAAGGACGCCTTCCGGCTGGACCGCGACGCCGGAATCGACCTGATGAAGAAGATGAAGGACGCCGGCGGCGGCACCTTCACCGAGTTCACCTCGGGTGGGTCGATCACGTTCCTGAACATCAACTACACCTCGGTGAAGAAGCCCTACCGGCTGAAGAACCTCTTCGCTTTCAACGAGAACGCCGAGACGCTCTCCGGCGTGCTCCGGGTGGACAGCGACGGAGACGGGATCGCCGACGATCAGGAGCTCGCCCTCGGCATGTGCCCCTACGACGCCGCGGGACCTTCGTGCGCGTACGGCCTGGGCGTCGACTCGGACGGCGACGGCTACTCCGACCTCTTCGAGCATCGGATGCGGCACGCCGGCTTCGACCCGCTGGTTCCCGCGGAGGTGCCCTGCTTCGCGCCGGGCCTCGACACCGACGGTGACGGGCTCCTTGACTGCGAGGAGGAAATCCTCGGAACCAGGCCGGACGCGTTCGACACCGACGGCGATGGGATCCCCGACGGGATCGAGTTCCGCTACGGCCTCGATCCCCTGGATCCGACGGACGCCTACGGGGACCTGGCCTCGAGCGGCGTCCGCAACATCGACGCGATCCTGGCGAACGGCTCCCCGTTGCTTCGCGAGCCATCCGGGAGCCCGCTGCCGCACTACCGCTACGACATCCGGGAGGAGAAGGAGAACCCCGACGGGAGCGTCTGCTATTCGTTCCGGGTGGAGAACGTGACCCTGGTGACCACGAAGGCGGCGACGGCCGAGCGGCGTGGAAAGAACCGGATCCGGCTCCACTTCCTCGACGGGCCGCCGAACGATCCCCGCGATTTCGGGACCATGCGGACGGCCTGCGTCGAGGCCCGCTACGTCGAGCCCTTCCTCAAGAAGCCCGCAGGCGGCGTGGTGAAGCTCACCGACGCCGACTTCGTGGATCCCCTGGACGTCGACCGCGAGGTTCGGTGCGTGGGCGCCGAGTAG
- the mtsC gene encoding cell-cell cohesion MYXO-CTERM protein MtsC produces MKRLRWTHALLASALLLGAAPAMAGEPGGECQNGNCGTPKEDGGGCGCGCGCSILVNMTDMGDTYSSSDDFDGDGIEDDFDNCPFIANRDQLDSDGDGIGDACDNCPFVANPDQSDLDGDGVGDACDDDIDGDGIPNALDNCPTVFNPSQKNTTGSTLGDACNPERLAACRANPSGAGCDDDEDGDGIPDALDNCPGTYNPDQSDIDGDGVGDACDPDMDGDGILNHLDNCPKVHNPDQLDSDRDGVGDACSTGYCYVFDPTNKKNCLDPLDTFRVGGLAIGFVEKGESAKEVKTFELRLLANRKNTEIRYTWRIAKRPSGSRAELKNGVGTVSASGEGWEYAYGAARPQLVPDIPGTYVLELTGELQGDDDVFGSGAPKVSKFDITLNLGAESTNGAKSSCSTGVGGTSAAGLALLGMTLLGLRRRRKA; encoded by the coding sequence ATGAAGCGGCTGCGGTGGACTCATGCGCTCCTGGCGAGCGCGCTTCTCCTGGGCGCTGCGCCCGCCATGGCCGGCGAGCCTGGCGGAGAGTGCCAGAACGGCAACTGTGGCACGCCCAAGGAGGACGGCGGCGGCTGCGGATGCGGCTGCGGTTGCTCGATCCTCGTCAACATGACGGACATGGGCGACACCTACTCCTCGTCCGACGACTTCGACGGCGACGGCATCGAGGACGACTTCGACAACTGCCCCTTCATCGCGAACCGCGATCAGCTCGACAGCGACGGGGACGGGATCGGCGACGCCTGCGACAACTGCCCCTTCGTCGCGAACCCGGATCAGTCGGACCTCGACGGCGACGGCGTGGGCGACGCCTGCGACGACGACATCGACGGCGACGGGATCCCGAACGCCCTCGACAACTGCCCGACGGTCTTCAACCCGTCGCAGAAGAACACGACGGGCTCGACGCTCGGCGACGCCTGCAACCCCGAGCGGCTCGCCGCCTGCCGCGCGAACCCGAGCGGCGCGGGCTGCGATGACGACGAGGACGGCGACGGGATCCCCGACGCCCTGGACAACTGCCCGGGCACGTACAACCCGGACCAGAGCGACATCGACGGCGACGGCGTGGGCGACGCCTGCGACCCGGACATGGACGGCGACGGGATCCTCAACCACCTGGACAACTGCCCGAAGGTCCACAACCCCGACCAGCTCGACAGCGATCGCGACGGCGTCGGCGACGCCTGCTCGACGGGCTACTGCTACGTCTTCGATCCGACGAACAAGAAGAACTGCCTCGACCCTCTGGACACCTTCCGCGTGGGCGGCCTCGCCATCGGCTTCGTGGAGAAGGGCGAGAGCGCCAAGGAGGTGAAGACTTTCGAGCTCCGCTTGCTGGCGAACCGGAAGAACACGGAGATCCGCTACACGTGGCGGATCGCGAAGCGGCCCTCGGGCTCCAGGGCGGAGCTGAAGAACGGGGTCGGCACGGTGTCGGCTTCGGGCGAGGGCTGGGAGTACGCGTACGGCGCCGCCAGGCCGCAGCTCGTCCCGGACATCCCGGGCACCTACGTGCTCGAGCTCACGGGCGAGCTCCAGGGTGATGACGACGTCTTCGGCTCAGGCGCACCCAAGGTGTCGAAGTTCGACATCACGCTGAACCTCGGCGCGGAGTCGACCAACGGCGCGAAGAGCTCGTGCAGCACCGGCGTCGGCGGGACCTCGGCCGCCGGGCTTGCGCTCCTCGGGATGACGCTCCTGGGCCTGCGGCGTCGCCGGAAGGCCTGA
- a CDS encoding GMC family oxidoreductase — MSEAVDVCIVGSGAGGGTLAYWLAKAGARVVVLEKGPHLTLADFARHDEIAVTRGGLFVPPPTLEPHLVQDAPGEKWRVTDDGWIANCVGGGTVHMSGYFLRLHPDDLRQRSVYGRPEGSSVEDWPISYEELEPWYELAERLIGVSGDGARNPFEPPRSAPYPMPPLPDHPLALHLDAAAARLGWHPYNTPRAVLSQLYDGRPPCNFCGHCGSFGCWNGSKSSVLATFIPKALATGRCTIVPRAMATEVVAGSDGKVRGVRWLDERGELHEQRARVVVVSCSTIESSRLLLNSRSKRFPDGLANGNGQVGRNLCFSANASVLAELHEDGGGKGIPGLLEGRTMWLGRSVQDFYRLEGGPVPKAGTLRFDLVPPNPIANAQMASMSADLPLWGRALKAEMDRRFHHSRTLAAEIFAEFVPVPESRVETDSDVRDRHGLPVAKIAVRHHANNGLATGFLADRAEDLFREMGCDRVWTRSRLGITWVLQHGALRFGSDPARSVLDRNCRSHEVPNLYVVDGGFMPTSGSVPSTLTIQANALRVAEHLADAFRRREL; from the coding sequence ATGAGCGAGGCGGTCGACGTCTGCATCGTCGGCTCGGGGGCCGGCGGCGGCACGCTGGCGTACTGGCTCGCCAAGGCCGGCGCCCGCGTCGTCGTCCTCGAGAAGGGCCCGCACCTCACGCTGGCCGACTTCGCCCGGCACGATGAGATCGCCGTCACCCGCGGCGGGCTCTTCGTGCCGCCGCCGACGCTCGAGCCCCACCTGGTGCAGGACGCGCCGGGCGAGAAGTGGCGCGTCACGGACGACGGCTGGATCGCCAACTGCGTCGGCGGCGGCACCGTGCACATGAGCGGCTACTTCCTCCGGCTGCACCCGGACGACCTGCGTCAGCGCAGCGTCTACGGCAGGCCCGAGGGCAGCAGCGTGGAGGACTGGCCGATCTCCTACGAGGAGCTCGAGCCCTGGTACGAGCTCGCCGAGCGCCTCATCGGCGTGAGCGGCGACGGCGCCCGCAATCCCTTCGAGCCGCCGCGGAGCGCGCCGTATCCGATGCCGCCGCTCCCCGATCACCCGCTGGCGCTCCACCTCGACGCGGCGGCCGCGCGACTGGGCTGGCACCCGTACAACACGCCGCGGGCCGTGCTGTCCCAGCTCTACGACGGCAGGCCGCCCTGCAACTTCTGTGGCCACTGCGGCAGCTTCGGCTGCTGGAACGGCTCCAAGTCCAGCGTGCTCGCCACCTTCATCCCGAAGGCCCTCGCCACGGGCCGCTGCACGATCGTCCCGCGGGCGATGGCCACCGAGGTCGTCGCTGGCTCCGACGGCAAGGTGCGCGGCGTGCGCTGGCTCGACGAGCGCGGCGAGCTCCACGAGCAGCGCGCGCGGGTGGTGGTGGTCTCCTGCTCCACCATCGAGTCGTCGAGGCTCCTCCTGAACTCGCGCTCGAAGCGCTTTCCCGACGGCCTCGCCAACGGCAACGGCCAGGTGGGCAGGAACCTCTGCTTCTCCGCCAACGCTTCGGTCCTCGCGGAGCTCCACGAGGACGGCGGCGGCAAGGGGATCCCCGGACTCCTCGAGGGGCGCACGATGTGGCTGGGCCGCAGCGTCCAGGACTTCTACCGGCTCGAAGGAGGTCCCGTCCCCAAGGCGGGCACCCTCCGCTTCGATCTCGTGCCGCCCAACCCCATCGCCAACGCCCAGATGGCCTCGATGAGCGCCGACCTGCCGCTGTGGGGCAGGGCGCTCAAGGCCGAGATGGATCGACGCTTCCACCACTCCCGCACGCTCGCCGCCGAGATCTTCGCGGAGTTCGTGCCGGTCCCCGAGTCGCGGGTCGAGACCGACTCCGACGTGCGGGATCGCCATGGGTTGCCGGTGGCGAAGATCGCCGTCCGCCACCACGCGAACAACGGCCTCGCCACCGGCTTCCTCGCCGACCGCGCGGAGGATCTCTTTCGTGAGATGGGCTGTGACCGGGTGTGGACCCGCTCCCGCCTCGGGATCACCTGGGTCCTGCAGCACGGCGCGCTGCGCTTCGGCTCCGATCCCGCCAGGTCCGTCCTGGATCGCAACTGTCGCTCCCACGAGGTGCCCAACCTCTACGTGGTCGACGGCGGCTTCATGCCGACCTCCGGCTCGGTGCCGTCCACCCTCACCATCCAGGCCAACGCGCTCCGGGTGGCCGAGCACCTGGCCGACGCCTTCCGCCGCCGCGAGCTGTAG
- a CDS encoding gluconate 2-dehydrogenase subunit 3 family protein — MSHRKGGTSRREFLQQLAIFGAALSSQRCAWLESGPAPLELKPAPDPLPGPPLSADQVAALAASCERILPSEPGSPGAADAGVIEFAASELRRPELGEIRKRVVGGLLALDRRAARLRPGARFVDLGQDEQDRVLEETQRGSAQGEQFLRILISITLEGFLGDPSYGGNRNRVGWQVTGAAPTSERALVPARVVGAPAAGSATPVASERKEAGAARPATPIAPARKPSGVSRPAGAGGAR; from the coding sequence ATGAGCCATCGAAAAGGCGGCACGAGCCGTCGTGAGTTCCTGCAGCAGCTCGCGATCTTCGGCGCCGCGCTCTCCAGCCAGCGCTGCGCCTGGCTCGAGTCGGGGCCGGCTCCACTCGAGCTGAAGCCAGCGCCGGACCCGCTCCCCGGCCCGCCCTTGAGCGCCGACCAGGTCGCGGCCCTCGCCGCCTCATGCGAGCGCATCCTGCCGAGCGAGCCCGGATCGCCAGGGGCCGCGGACGCTGGTGTCATCGAATTCGCCGCCTCCGAGCTCCGGCGTCCCGAGCTCGGCGAGATCCGCAAGCGCGTGGTCGGCGGCCTCCTCGCCCTCGATCGCCGGGCGGCGAGGCTTCGCCCCGGGGCGCGCTTCGTGGACCTCGGGCAGGACGAGCAGGATCGGGTCCTCGAAGAGACGCAGAGGGGCTCGGCGCAGGGCGAGCAGTTCCTGCGGATCCTGATCTCGATCACCCTCGAGGGCTTCCTCGGCGATCCGAGCTACGGCGGGAATCGGAACCGCGTCGGCTGGCAGGTGACAGGCGCAGCGCCGACCTCGGAGCGTGCTCTGGTGCCCGCCCGCGTCGTCGGAGCGCCCGCTGCAGGCTCCGCGACGCCGGTCGCGTCAGAGCGGAAGGAAGCCGGCGCGGCCCGGCCCGCGACCCCGATCGCTCCCGCTCGGAAACCATCCGGCGTGAGCCGACCGGCGGGCGCGGGAGGCGCGCGATGA
- a CDS encoding YncE family protein, protein MSSRRLVGLGAMALVAVGTLAFALQRTPAREPAVLRAVGPRLISNQTDYPVMIYGEALRPGLRLAIGELRLETSWVDEGHLGAVIPAGIEIPAAQAVAVFEARLEGADGSAPLTVVNDAAFPTPLDLEVAAGRVFAVSRTTDELLVVEASGEVRRVPTCDGPRSLAKRSRDELLVIACEHGGELRLVSAADPAGPQRSIPLSPGLQQVIVEGDEAWVTEHVRESVLRVDLGSGRVIGRYQSPVDPRPLALLGDRLLVGNASTEDLTLVLPSEARTLRVSPDSTTPIVGGHTETYALHAMGGKRPRAVVASDRLGVFFVSSVGPNIGPNPDRMEVTMNGGIGVVDREGRFLRHVALRQGLPEGLALDDERGFLYVADVSTGRVEILDAARLAAGDADSREAFVASLEIPPSVRTPRLRDGADFGVEGRASESLHSGPVALRLSEDRRTLWVLARFDGAVQAVDVSAPWRPELGLRIQLFGTEAQPSRRLGEIAYHTDLGKTRMSCDACHPDGHTGGMLFTKGRPMRIYRSTSLRTVRDSAPYFTPSMLPTLRHMARDVLARNRFQNPKPTSNEIAALAHYTETLTPLPNPFVGPKGELPTDLELPGGGRGDAVAGLRAFEASGCGSCHPAPQFTTDQDEATRGRLHRGTPLALPLRPELQDMARDPGWPPVSLVGVWDVFPLLASGAAGLEVQGDAIVPQTGLALRRVLEPPLASGVHAAAASLSEKERDDLVAYLLTL, encoded by the coding sequence GTGAGCAGTAGACGTCTGGTTGGCCTCGGGGCGATGGCGCTCGTCGCCGTCGGGACGCTCGCGTTCGCGCTGCAGCGCACACCTGCGCGGGAGCCGGCGGTGCTCCGCGCCGTCGGCCCCAGGCTGATCAGCAACCAGACCGACTATCCGGTGATGATCTACGGCGAGGCCCTACGCCCGGGCCTTCGCCTCGCGATTGGCGAGCTGCGCCTCGAGACGAGCTGGGTGGACGAAGGCCACCTGGGCGCGGTGATCCCCGCGGGGATCGAGATCCCGGCGGCTCAGGCCGTCGCGGTCTTCGAGGCGAGGCTCGAGGGCGCGGACGGCTCGGCTCCCCTCACGGTGGTGAACGACGCTGCCTTCCCCACGCCCCTGGACCTGGAGGTGGCGGCGGGCCGCGTCTTCGCCGTCTCTCGCACCACCGATGAGCTCCTCGTGGTCGAGGCGTCCGGCGAGGTCCGGCGCGTCCCCACCTGCGACGGGCCCCGATCGCTGGCGAAACGATCGAGGGACGAGCTCCTGGTGATCGCCTGCGAGCACGGGGGCGAGCTGCGCCTGGTGAGCGCAGCAGATCCCGCCGGGCCCCAGCGCTCGATTCCCCTCAGCCCCGGCCTGCAGCAGGTGATCGTCGAGGGCGACGAGGCCTGGGTGACGGAGCACGTCCGCGAGTCCGTGCTGCGCGTGGATCTCGGGAGCGGCCGGGTGATCGGGCGCTACCAGAGCCCGGTGGATCCGCGGCCGCTCGCGCTCCTGGGCGACCGCCTGCTGGTGGGGAACGCCTCGACCGAGGATCTGACGCTGGTGCTCCCGTCGGAGGCCCGGACACTTCGAGTATCACCAGACTCCACCACTCCGATCGTGGGCGGGCACACCGAGACCTACGCGCTGCATGCGATGGGCGGGAAGCGTCCCCGCGCCGTGGTCGCGAGCGATCGCCTCGGCGTCTTCTTCGTGAGCAGCGTGGGGCCCAACATCGGCCCGAACCCCGACCGCATGGAGGTCACCATGAACGGCGGGATCGGTGTGGTCGATCGCGAGGGGCGGTTCCTGCGCCACGTCGCCCTCCGCCAGGGCCTGCCCGAGGGCCTGGCCCTCGACGACGAGCGCGGCTTCCTCTACGTCGCCGACGTCTCCACCGGGCGCGTGGAGATCCTCGACGCCGCGAGGCTCGCCGCCGGCGACGCGGACTCGCGGGAGGCCTTCGTCGCTTCGCTGGAGATCCCGCCCTCGGTCCGCACGCCCCGCCTTCGAGACGGCGCGGACTTCGGCGTGGAGGGGAGGGCGTCCGAGTCGCTGCACAGCGGACCGGTGGCGCTGCGGCTCTCCGAGGATCGCCGGACGCTCTGGGTGCTCGCCCGGTTCGACGGGGCCGTCCAGGCGGTCGACGTCTCCGCGCCCTGGCGTCCCGAGCTCGGGCTGCGAATACAGCTCTTCGGCACGGAGGCGCAGCCGTCGCGTCGGCTCGGTGAGATCGCCTATCACACCGACCTGGGAAAGACGCGGATGAGCTGCGACGCCTGCCATCCGGACGGCCACACCGGCGGCATGCTCTTCACCAAGGGGCGGCCGATGCGGATCTACCGGTCCACGTCGCTTCGCACCGTGCGTGACAGCGCTCCCTACTTCACGCCGTCGATGCTCCCGACCTTGCGGCACATGGCGCGCGACGTGCTGGCGCGCAACCGCTTCCAGAACCCGAAGCCGACGTCGAACGAGATCGCGGCGCTTGCGCACTACACCGAGACGCTGACGCCGCTCCCCAACCCCTTCGTCGGCCCGAAGGGCGAGCTCCCCACGGACCTCGAGCTCCCCGGTGGCGGGCGAGGCGACGCGGTGGCGGGCCTTCGCGCCTTCGAGGCGAGCGGCTGCGGGAGCTGCCATCCAGCGCCCCAGTTCACCACGGATCAGGACGAGGCCACCCGGGGCCGCCTCCACCGCGGCACGCCGCTCGCGCTGCCGCTGCGGCCCGAGCTCCAGGACATGGCGCGGGATCCGGGCTGGCCGCCCGTCTCCCTCGTGGGCGTCTGGGACGTCTTCCCCCTCCTGGCCAGCGGGGCGGCGGGCCTCGAGGTGCAGGGAGACGCGATCGTCCCGCAGACTGGGCTCGCGCTGAGGCGCGTGCTCGAGCCGCCTCTCGCCAGCGGCGTCCACGCCGCGGCCGCCTCGCTCTCCGAAAAGGAGCGCGACGATCTCGTGGCCTATCTGCTGACGCTATGA